The DNA segment AATCTCTCGTTACACCATACTTAACGGCTTTTGGCCCACCAGCACATTCACCTAGATTACCTCCAAGAAAACAACTCCCCTTACTACTAGGATCTGGCGGATAAAAAAGGCCTTTATCCTTAACTGCATTTTGGAAGACCTCAGTAATTACACCAGGCTCAACGGTGGCTTGACTATTATCCTCATCTATTTCGAGGATTTTATTAAACCTCTCCATGGAGATTAATATTCCACCAAAAATTGCAAGTGCGCCACCGCTTAATCCAGTACCACCACCTCTAGGTGTAACTGGAATATTCTCCTTGTTAGCAATTTTTAAAATTTCCGAAATCTCCTCAGCAGTCCGAGGCTTCACAACAACTTCCGGAGCATAATTAAGATCCTCCGTTTCATCATGGGAAAAGTCGGCCATAGCCTCTTC comes from the Flavobacteriales bacterium genome and includes:
- a CDS encoding FAD-binding oxidoreductase, with product MSYKKLSVEIIGQLKSIVGEEYVLHNEEAMADFSHDETEDLNYAPEVVVKPRTAEEISEILKIANKENIPVTPRGGGTGLSGGALAIFGGILISMERFNKILEIDEDNSQATVEPGVITEVFQNAVKDKGLFYPPDPSSKGSCFLGGNLGECAGGPKAVKYGVTRD